The following is a genomic window from Myxococcales bacterium.
GTGCCGCCCCCTCAGCGCATTAAAAGATGAAATCAAAGAAAAAAATTATGTAAACGAACTGAGCGCAGCCTTGATCGGTTCATGCACCAACAGTTCTTACGAGGACATTGGCAGAGCGGCATCAATTGCTACTGAAGCCAACAAACTTGGCCTAAAAGCTAAAATTCCCTTTTACATCACTCCTGGATCGGAAACAGTTTATCAAACAGTGAGCAAAGCTGGATTTTTAGAACCACTGCAGCAAATTGGAGGCACTGTGCTTGCCAATGCGTGCGGTCCTTGTATTGGACAATGGGCGCGTGACGATATCAAAAAAGGTGAAATCAATTCCATTGTAAGTTCATACAATCGAAATTTTCCTGGCCGTAACGATGGCAACCGAGAAACCCTATCCTTTTTAAGCAGCCCTGAAGTGGTCGTAGCTATGGCTCTATCGGGAAAATTAGAATTTGATCCCGAAAAAGATACGCTCACAACTCCGGATCAAAAAAGTGTTCGTCTTTCTATTCCTCATAGTCCTGCTCTTCCCAAAGAAGGATTTGATCTGCAAAGTTCAGGTTTCATCAAACCCCCACATGATGGGAGTCAAATAGAAATTGCTATTGATAAAAACTCAGAGCGTTTAGCGCTACTGACTCCTTTTGTACCATGGGATGGTAAAGATTTTATTGATATGCCGGTATTACTTAAAGCTAAAGGAAAATGCACGACTGATCATATTTCTCAAGCCGGCCCTTGGCTTAAGTATCGAGGCCACTTAGATAAAATCTCCAATAATACCTATATCGGAGCTATCAACGCATTTACTTCTACTCCAGGTACTGGGCTCAACGTAGTAGAAAAAAGTTCTCAAGAAATTATCCTTCCCGATCTGGCCAGAGAGTACAAAGCCAAAAACATTGGGTGGACTGTAATCGGAGATGAAAATTTCGGAGAAGGATCGAGCCGGGAGCATGCAGCTATGCAGCCTCGCCATTTAGGATGTAAAGCAATCATTGCTCGGAGTTTTGCTCGTATTCATGAAACAAATCTAAAAAAACAAGGCATTTTGCCTCTCACTTTCAACGATAAAAATGATTATGAAAAAATCAAGGCAGATGATCGCATCAGCATTGTATCTCTTGCTGAGCTTTCAGTAGGAAACAACGTAAAGGTTAAAATCCAACACAGCGATGGTAGTATCGAAGAGATCTTAACCAATCATACTATGTCACCTGCACAGATAGAGTGGTTTAAAGCAGGCTCTGCGCTCAATCATCTTGCAAAAAATTGTTAGATGAAAACTGCGTGACTTAATTCTAAGAGTGTGGTGCTTTATCAAAAAGCACCATGCATTTTTTTGAGAAAATTAGTTATTTGAAGCTACAAAATAAAAAAACTTCTGAATAAGTTTCCGATAATAACCTTCAATTCCAAGAAATCTAGCAATATAAAAAAAGGAAAAAAATGGGTTTATTAAAAGCTTTATTAATTCCAGGAAACGGCGGTGGCGGGCCCAAAGATAACTGGTTTCCATTCTTGGCCAAAGAGCTTCCCCGGTTCGGTATCGATGTAATAGCAGAGGAATTTCCTGACAATATCTTAGCACGTGCGCGATTTTGGCTTCCCCATATAAAGGCTTTGGGCGCAGATGAAAATACCATCTTGATTGGCCATTCATCTGGGGCAATTGCCGCCATGCGCTACGCCGAAAATAATAAAATTTTAGGCTCAGCATTGGTTGGTGCATATCATACTCATCTCAATATGGATGCAGAAATTCAAAGCGGATATTTTGATCAGGAATGGAATTTTGAGGCCATTAAAGAAAACCAGCAATGGATCGGAATCTTTGCAGGAAAGGATGATCCTTGGATTCCTGTACAGGAGGCGAGATTTCTCAATGACCGCCTTGATGCCTTTTATTTTGAATTCCCCAATGCTGGCCATTTTGGCAGTGACTACGATAAAAAAAGTTTCGAAGAGCTTCTTTGTTTCATCAAAGTTCGAACACAAAAATAATTATTTTTCAAAAATGAAAAAGAGATAAAATTATATTTCGATATTCAATAATAAGATGTCACTTTTTTGTAGATGCATTTAAGAGTTTTTTGCAAAACTCAATCATTTTTTTTATTTTAAGAAATCAACAGTCTTTGAGGATTTCAAGTGAATTCAATTTTTTCATCTGAAATCCCAAACTTTATCAAATCTTTCCGATCAAGATTTAAATTTTTATATTTCATCAGGCAAAAATGATTCTTCATTCATCGGGTGAACAATAACAAACATTCCAATCATTCTATAAATTTCTGTGCCATCAGCTTCAGTTCTAACAAATTTACGATAGGTACTCGGGTCTTTGCCAAATTTTTTTGCTTCTTCTCTCACTGCATTGTCAAGCGCCTCACTATTATAGTGAGTGATAGGTTTTGCAGGATCCTGTGGCTGTTCTGGTTCTTTGGGTTGCGTTGGTTGTTTACTATTTTGTTGATCGTCAGCTATTGGCACTGCTAGCTCTTCTTCGTTATCAGTAATGTCTTCGATAATGACTCCAGGCTGTTTTGGGTTTCCCTCTGAGCTTAGCGCCTTCGCATCAGCAGTCATCGTAGTTTCACTTTCAGATGGAGTTTTTTCCTCTTTATGTGTAATCCCGCAAGAAATTGAAACCAAAACTACCGTTGCGAAAATACCAATGCATAACCTAATCATATTTTTTCCTTTTTTAAGTTTATTTTTCGATACTCCGATTTTTTTTTCGCAGCATCCGCCAAATGTCGGATGCAATAAAAGTTACACCGATTTTAATCTCTTCGAACACCAACCCTGAGGAGGTATTCATGAAAATCGGTGTAAAATCTATTCAGATATGTTTGTTTTTTCTTCTTTGCTCTTCACTCATGGCCATGCCCAAACCAGACCTAACCACCCTTCCTTGCCCTGAAGAAATTGAAGATAATGATCTTAGCTTAGTATCAGAAGCATTAAAACTTCAGGTGTATCAAGATTCCGATGATGCCAATCTCTATTACTATCTTCCACCCTTTCACGTTCGGCAATATAATGAAGGCGCTGCAACAGTAGCGCCATATAAATACAACATTGAAAATTTTGCTGAGGCGCGAATGAAAGTCGCCGACTACGAAAGCAGACGACAAAATTATTCGCAAGAAGAATTATCCAAGCTTGAGGAAAAAGTCCGAGATAATCGAAAATATGTTAGAGATGCACATGATAAATTAGAACATGCAATAGAAACAGGTAAAGATGAGTTGATCGCGTTGAGAAAAAAATCTCTTGCCGATGAAGAAAATTATCTTGCAGAAAGCACTGCTGCGCTCGAGGAGCTACAAAACAAAATCGCCGAGGGCATCTACGTGCTCCCCTTTGGCATGGGTAGAGCATACTTTGATGATGCTTTGCATAACATCTCTGCAATGGGATCAAACTTTAGTTATTCAGACTCAAAAGATATTCAAGTCCTTTCTAGAGAATTTGACATTGAACTCAGTCGGCTTGCAAACTCATACGGTGGCTACATGTCATTTAATATCTATGGCGGATTTACTAAAAAGCAGCTTGAAGCTTTGATACTCTATCGTACGAAATATCTTCCTGGAGTGAAAATAGTTCTCCTCCCCACTGAAGAATTACAATTCTTTCCTTTGACCGAATGGCAAAAAGAATCTGGCGAGGAAAGTGGCAGACTCAGCCGAATGTTTCGTAGCATCAAGGGGATGGGTGACTATCTTGGCGCTAACATCACTATAGATACAACTATTACAGGAGCCTCTGGCCTTGCCAACCATCTTGGTACTTTTATTCCTCCACTGGGAGTAAAGGCCATATTCAAGCAAAAACTCCATCCAGCAAAAGCTGTTCTCACTTGCGATTTTAGTAACGCCTTTTCTATCAAGGGGCGAACTGATATCAGGGATGGTTTGGTAATTTACGACAATGATATTACCCAAGTTTTAGATGCAAAAGATGACAGTTCGGGTGAACTGTGTAGCATAGAATACATAAGTGGCGATCCTCAATCAGCTCGATTCGAGGCCCTAAGAGAAATCGAACGCACATTTGATCAATATGCTATAAAAAGAACACAGCTTTCCAGAGAAGAAAAAAACCAATACTTACACAAAATGCAAAAAGACATCAGCAGAAATCGTGTGGTTCCTAATCGCAAATCTTTATGGTCCAAACTTGTGTCTTATATTTGGTGGGGTGAAAGATTATATGAAGCTGTTTCTTCTGCAGCGAGCTTTTACTGGCACACAGATATCAGAAATGTCGAAAATATTTCTCGGGTAAAATTCACGAAGAAAATTTCTATCAATGGTAGCGTGACTGTTGCTCGCCCTGCGGCTATTGATCTATGCCTTTTTTACAACAGCGAAATCGGAGCTTATGATCGCTGCACCAATAAAGAAACTGATACTGCTAAGCCTATGATGCAATCAATTGCTCATGCACAACAATCAAGCTCATGCCTCAACGAATTCAATCCTATAAGATGTGGCGAAAAAAGAGATGCATCTGGAGAGAGTTTAGGAAGAAAAGTCACCTCATGGGCACAGGATGACATAACTCCAGACGATATCTAACGGGCAGAGTCTAAGACTCAATACGCATGAAAATGCTTTGACCAATATGTTTTGAACATGAAGGTCAGAGCATTTTTTTATTTATTTAAAATCTTCTCTATTAACAACAACAATAGATTAGAGCAAAGTACAAAAGTTAGATATGGCGCCAGAATACAGCAATTAAACTCAGATATTCTTTGACATCCCGCGCAAATAAACTGACGATTTTAAGCACTTTCAAGATAGTTTGTAGGAACTGTACCTTCAATGCTAAAATATTTTTCAATCATAATACACTGGTATTACCATACTTAAAAACTATTGCCCTGGTAGAAAACATGGAAGTAACACGAAGCAAGAGCATGAGCATAAATGCTCTTTTATCTATGTTGTTGATTGGAGCCTGCACTCTCAATAAACCTTTACCTACAACATATGAATCTCAGGTCGATCTAATTATTGTCGGAGCTGGAATTGCGGGACTGACAGCTGCAAAACAAATGCAAGAAGCTAAAAAAAGTTTTCTTGTTCTTGAAGCACAAGATCGAATCGGAGGCAGAACTATTGTCAATAAAGACTTTTTGATACCCATTGATTTAGGAGCCGCATGGTTTCATGGAGTAGAAGATAATCCTTTAGTGCAGATAGCCGATAAGATGGGTTTCAAGAGAGTAGATACAAATTTAAGTGGTCCCATTTACATTGCTAATAGAAAAGCCTCTAAACTTGAGACAGATGCTTGTGAAAAAATCTACGAACAGCTTGAAAAAGCCATGGACAAACAGATTGAATCAGGACGAGATGTTCCTATAAGCGCGCTTTTACCCAAAGATAAAAAATGTGCCGATTTGGTAGCTTCAAATATTGGTCCTTTCGAAAATGGTGCCGAGATTGAAAAAGTTTCAAGTATTGCTGCCGGCCTTTTTGAAACAGGTAACGATGATTTCATTAAAGAAGGGCTTGGCACATTTGTGGAAAGCTTTGGCAAAAATGTTCCTGTAAGACTTAACTCTATTGTAAATAAAATTGAATATGGTCCAAGCGGCGTGCGAGTCAGTCTGATGAGCGGCGAGAAATTTTTTGCTCGCCGGGTACTTGTAACCGTTTCTACCGGCGTGCTTGCTTCAGGAACAATTTATTTTGATCCCCCCCTACCAAACTGGAAACAAGAAGCTATCAAAAAACTTCCTATGGGCCTGCTCAATAAAGTTGTTTTGCAATTTAAAAAAGATATCTTTGAGGATACGCCGAAAAATTCATGGGTACTATGGGATGGCCCGGGCAATGATAATGTCGCCTTCGTGATTCGCCCTTTCGATACTCCTATTGCAGTAGCATTTTACGGCGGTGAACAAGCCAAAAATTTTGAGCAAGATGATGCAGCTGCAATTGATCATGCTAAAAGAGTTTTAGAAAAAATGTACGGTAGTAAGGTTGAGATAGAACTGGAAAAATCTGCTCTAACAAAATGGGGAAAAAATCCCTGGAGTTTAGGCGCATATTCGTATGTGACCCCAGGAGCATCTACCACCCATAACACTTTACTAAAGCCCGTGGATGAACGACTATTTTTTTCTGGTGAAGCTTGTTCTTCACCTAAGCACAATGGCACTGTGCACGGGGCCTATGAGTCAAGCATACGTGCGAGCAAATTATTTTTGCGTAGTTTAGCTGAATAAATTTATTTCGGGTGTGCCTGTGAATTTTACTTAAAAATTTTTGGGCACTTTTTAATGCATAGGTATTTTTAGGTTGACAGAAAAAATCATAGACCGATTTACCATCAAATGCTTAGATGCTTAGTCCCGAACTGTAATGGCTTATCTTAAGAGCAAAGGCTATGAACATAATCCAATAACCTGTCGTTCTTGGATGTTTATTGCAATGGCAAGGAACATGCTACGACGGATCAACAAAGCCATACCCTCTATTCAGGGAATATTATTTAAGTTTTACTGCTTAAGTGACGGAATTATAAAAATTAAAGGGAGATAAGTTTGAAAAAACTATTTATTTGTCTTTTAATGATAGTTCATCATGCTTTTATAAAAGCTGTAAATGAAGAAGAATCGTCTTTAAAAGAAAACAAAAAATCTGAACATTCACTTCAACCCAATTCCCCGGAAGATTCGCTAAATATTTTTTTTAAGAGCTGCCCTAAATTGAGCTTTGCTTCTGAAAAGAGCGTTAAAAAAAAAGAAAAAATTCAGAACAACTTTTAGATCTTTATAAAGGTACGAAGTTAGTATATCAGCCCCCTAACTCTGAACGTTCTTTACAACAAAGCAGCAAAAGACAACAAAAAGAAGAACGTATCCAACTTTATTCTTTTTTCTACTTAAAATCTTTATGCATTTGCACAACACTTAAAGTTTGTCCTTATGATTATGTCGCTAATCTGGTCAAAACAGAGAAAAAAAACTGGATAATAATTAAAAATTTCACTAGAGAAAGCACAAACTTTGGTAGAGATTTAAACTATTTGCGCCGTATTTTTTACCATAAGACTAAAGAAGAACTTGCTCGTTTAGTTCATGATAATTTAGATTTTTTGAAAAATCCTCGTAATAATCATGAACAATTTTCGCTTTTATACCAAAATCTGCGAGAGGATAATTTTTTTGAGACTCACAAAAAACACCAAAAACTTTCTAAGAAATTTCATAATGAGCAAAAATCTTACCTACTCTTCCTCAAAAAAATTTTGCTACCCATAGTGATTACAGCGCCTCAAGAAGTGAAGGATTATTTTAACACCTTAGTAAAACTTTCCGAATACGACTATCAAAAAAATGGCAGTGACTACGAAAAAAAAATAAGCTTTGGCCCCAGGGAACTTTATTTTTCTGTGTTCATTCTTTATGTTTTAAGCCCGGTTTATAAAGACTTTGAAACATTTGAGTTGATGCCTGATACTGTGATTTGTTTAGAGGCTGAAAAAAAAGCCATGAAGAAAAACCAAAATAAGCGCCCCAAAAACTTAAAAAGTAAAAAGGGAAAAAAATTTATTCACGTTGTAGTGAAAGAAATAAGAAAAATAAAAGATGAAAACCTCAAAGAAAAAAGCATACAATTACAAAAGCTTCTACTGAAAAGCTTTAATTTAAGCAGCGAGCAAAAAGACTTTTCGGGATATAAAGATTTTGTGGGCGCCTTTTATAATATGCTAGAGGATGAAGACGCTCAAATTTTTAAAGAGCTTAATGAGCTCAAAAAATCTATCATAAAAATTTTTTACGACGTTAATTCTCTGTCTAGAATTGACATATTAGACTAAGAGAAATTCATTTTAAATCCCAACAATTCTAAAAATGGTTCTGTCGCAACTACAAATGAATTTGTTGAACAGACTTCTATCGTGCCCTCTATAACAAATTGAGTTTTTTCGAGAACGAGGTTTGAGGGCAGGGCATGACCGCTTATTTACCACTTTTTGTCCATGCTATTAGCCTTTTGGTATAGAGCATTATTTCACCGATGGCTGGGGCGGACGTGAACGCTAGATCAGCACAGAGCAGCTATCAATGGAAAAGGCGAATAGGGAGGATGCATCTTACTCTGTGCACAAGAATCAAGCGCCTGATGGAAAAACTACTGCTTTTCAAAGTCTGAAAGAATGCGCGATATCGTTATAGGTCTATTTATCAATGCACATGATTTTTGCCCCGCTATATGATTTCAACATTTTATGTACATAATCCACCGATATATCATCTATCGTCTCCAATTATGGATATGGCAGACTCTACAACGTCCCATACATATGAAAGCTCAGCGTCTGTGATGCAAAAGGGTGGCATGATGTAGACTATATTTCCAATCGGTCGTAAAAAGACACCGTGCTTCATGCAGTATGATGAAATAAGCTGCGAAGCAGATGAGAGATAACCGTCACGTCCATGCAATTCTAATATGGCGATAGTGCCACACATTCGCTTTTCTTTTATCAATGAACTCTTAATATTTTCTATTCGATGGCGGTGCAGTTGCTCAATCGAAGATACGCTTTTCTCAACACTATCTCCCATGAGCTGTAAATTCGCAGCTGCAGCAGCGCAACTAAGGGGATTCGCAGTAAATGTATGGCCATGAAAAAAGGTCCTTGCTTTATCATCATGCCAAAATTGCTGAAATACTTTGTCGTGACATAGCGTAAGTGAAAGCGGCAAAAATCCGCCAGTGAGGCCTTTGGATAGACACAAAATATCAGGCACAAAATTGAGCGCTTCAAATGCAAAGCGGTATCCTGTTCGATAAAATCCAGTCATCACTTCGTCAAAAATTACCAAGATGCCTTTTGCACGTGCAGCCTTAAGTACGTCGGTTGAACCATTATCAGAAAAAAATGCAGCGACAAATTCTTCGGGAAGCATATGGCTAAGCTCATCTAACAATGCACGTGCTGGCGCATGAGTGAAATTAGCAAACACAATTTGGTCAAGTCTTTCAGCCGCTACCTTTACCGCATTAACAATATGAGGGTGGCAATGACCATGCGTAATAACCCACCACGACGCAATTGCATCAATGTAACGCTTGCCATTTCTATCAAATAAAAGACTATCCTTTGCCTTTACAATTTCGATGGGCTCACTCGCTGATTTCAAATGGGTAAAAGGACGAAAACTAGCGAGTGTACGATTCATATGAGTCTAACCTTTGTACAAGTAATTCAAGCCATTCATGAAAACATTCTTCCTCATAGGCGAGATAGAAATATTGCTTGGCTTCAAGTGCGGGATCCAAGTCAATGAGCATGCACTTGATTGTTTGAAGATGACGCTCTTCTTGATTGATGATCGGGCTTAGTTGAAACATTTCACGCTTCTTTAATTGATTTTGATATGCACCATAGAGTTTAAGTGCGCGAGTTTCGATCAGATATGAAGTAAGCAAATAGGCATAACGTGTACTTGATGCTTGCTCAGAACTTTTGGCATCAATTTTTTGAAAATAGTTTTTTGCAGCATGCTTTTCAAGCATACACGCTGCTGAAAAATTGCTGACATCAAGTGTGAATTTTTTTCGCGCAATTTTCTTAAGAATGAGTGCATGACGAATTTCCTCAGCCATATGCTCAAGCACCGAATAGTCAACGTCTTCTTCCCACTGGCTCTTCATCATCTTGCGCGCACCAACATACTCCAGATAGCTAAGGGTATTCAGCCAAAGTGCGTGCAGTTTATCGTTACTAATAATACGATCCAAAATATCATCAATCATCAAATCAACTCCCAGGACAGATTTTTTATATCGCTATAGTGAAAGGTTGAGATACAAGTTCGATTTTGCAGGTCCATTTGATTGAGCGAGTTTGGCTTGCCAAACAATATGATGCACGAAATGGGAATACGCCTGTCCTCAAGCGCATTCACACTTTGTAGGGTATGAGTTAAGGTCCCGAGCTCTGAGCGCGCAACTAATATGGTCGTGAGTTTCAAAAACGCAATGAGATCAACAATGGTTTCACTTTCGTTGATCGGACTTAAAACACCACCAGCGCCTTCAACAATCAAACGGCCTTTGTTGATTTTTTCGCTGACGGATATACGAGAAATTTCGATTCTTCTTCCTTCAGCTTGTGCTGCTTGGTTTGGAGAAAGAGGACTCGTTAATAGATAGTCCTCATCAAAGACACGTTCTGAACCTATAAGGGATCGTATCAGATCGGAATCCGTCGGAGAACCAGACTGAATTGGCTTAAAATAATTCGCTCCGAACTTAAGAGTCAGTAAGGCTGATACCATGGTTTTTCCCACGTCAGTTCCAGTACCTGTGACAAAGCGCGTGTGATTCATAAAATACCTTCGAGTTCTTTCTGTAAACGATCGATTTGCTCGCTCGTATTGCCACTATGAAGCGTGATACGCAGCTGCACACGATCTTTTGGCACAGATGGATAGCGAAAAACGGCAATATCGAAGCCATTTTGAGCCATATGTTCCCGGATAAAAAGCGCGCATTGATCGTTGTTCACTGAAACGGATATAATAGGACTCTTAGTTTTAAGAATGCCACGTGCATGCGCGATGTTTTCAAATAGACGTTCTCGGAGAACTGACTCATTTTGAATACGTCGTAAAACTGCATGTACATGCGCAGTCAAATAAGGTGGCGGCGCAGTTGTACAAATAAAAGATCGACTGAGATTTTTGATGATTTCATAAACTTTATTGCTACATGCAACAAATGATCCGAAAGACCCAAGAGCCTTACCACATGAATGTGTGCTCACAATATGGTCTCCTCGATACAAAAGTTCTTCAAGCAAACCAGCACCAGACTTCCCGAATACTCCGGTCGCGTGCGCCTCGTCCACCATCAAAAATGCTTGATATTTTCGTGCGAGAAAATCAAGTGATGCGATATCACTCATCTGACCGCTGGTACTAAAAATACTCTCCGTAATAATTGCACGCGGCTTGTTTGAATCTTTTTTTAACGCATCTTCAAGATGATCAAGATCACCGTGTCGATAAAGAAATTTATCGCCATTACTAAGCCTTACTCCATCAATAATACTTGCATGATTAAACTCGTCAGAAAAGATTATGCATCCCGAAAAAAGTATAGATATCGCTGCCAAATTTGCTTGGTAGCCGTTGGCGAAAAACAGAGCACAGGGTCGATTAACAAAGCGAGCGAATCTTTCTTCAAGCTTAAGCAGATTTTCAGAGTTACCCGATACAAGCCGAGATCCTGTAGAACACCAGGTATTTTCATGCGAAAAAAACTGCGAAAGCTCTTTTTTGATATCTGGATCTGATTTTAATGACAGATAATCATTCGAGCAGAAATCAATACCGTTCAGCACACGAAAATCACGTTGACACTTCTCAGCCCTTTGATGAAGAAAAAAAACATGATGATCAGCAGAAAACATCACTGTCATCCATCGGTAAAAGTCCCAACTCTTCAAGCATTGCGTGATCTTTCTCGAGCAAAATATTATTGGTCACAAGCAATGAGTCATCAATGAAAACTGAATTAGCTCCCGCATAAAAGCACAAAAACTGCTCTATCACGCTTCTATCTTTACGGCCCGCGCTTAAACGAATTCTCGAGCGAGGAATAAAAATGCGAGCACAAGCAATAGTACGAAGAAGTTCGTAAAATGAACAATCCTGTGCATGAGCAAATTTTGTGCCATCAATTTTTACAAGTGTATTGATAGTGATGCTCTCAGCTTGCGGGGTGAGATTAGCAAGCGTGCATAAAAAAGAAATCCGATCTTCTTTACTTTCATCTAAACCAAGTATGCCACCAGTGCACACGCTAAGGCCTGCATCTCGAGCAATCTGTATAGTGTTAAGCCTATCATCATAAGTGCGCGTTGAAACGATCTTATGATAGTGCTCACGCGAGGTATCGAGATTATGATTGTATGCATAAACACCAGCTTCTTTAAGGGCATATGCTTGCGTCTGATTAAGCATGCCAAGTGAACAGCATACTTGTAAACCAAGCGCATTCACCTCTCTTGCCGCTCTTATAATTCGCTGCAGCAGATCGCCATCTTTTAAGCCTCTGAAAGCTGCGGCCATACAAAAGCGAGTTGCGCCGTCCGCTTTAGCTTTTTTTGCATGAGCAATAATGGTCTCATGCGCCATAAATGATGTTCGCATGCCTAATCTAATCTTCGCTGACTGGCCACAGTAGCCGCAATCTTCAGGACACCCGCCAGTCTTAAGTGAGATCAAGCGACAAAGCTCTATTTTTCCTGGCACATGATGATCGCGATGCGTATTATGTGCTCGAAACAAAAGTTCCATCAACGACAAATCGTAGGTTTTGCGTATTTGTTCTGTAGTAAACATGAAAGCAGAACTAGTGCCCTATTTCAAATTACTCAATAAGGATATAAATAAATCCATAAAACAAGAATATTTTTTATCCATTGTTTTAATGGTTGAATAGTTTAACTATTGAGGAGTTCATGTGAAGCTTGAAAAATTTCTAAACACCTATCCTATTTGGGCAGCGTATAAACTCCATGAGCGTCTCGTCGCACCAATGCAAAAAATCTTAAAACAACGTGAACTCACATTTTTGCAATCACTTATTCTCGCAGCCATCTATTTTGAAAACTCACCAGTATCACCAAGTGAACTGGTAAAATTATTTGGCACAAGCCTTCCCAATATGAGCCATAGCCTTAAACATTTACGCACACTAGGTCTTGTTGAAAGAAGCGTGGATAGCGTAGACTCACGCAGAATTAAATACATTTTGACAACACCCGCACACTCTAGTCTAGAGGGTATTATTGCTTTACATCATAACGCACAAGAAGATTTCGAGCGCAAACTTTCAACGCATGAGATAACAATTTGGTGTGAGTTTGCTAAAAGATTTACCCAAAGGTGATGGCCACACATGATAGACATATAGCTGACCTTTCAATAGCTAGGATTGATATTATTACCACTATTCAATCAAGCAACGAATTATCTCCGCGCAGCATTTAAATGATCGCAAAAGTTGTTTGCGCTTTTCATAAGATATAAAAGGACCGTTAAAGCCATTCTCTACAAGTACAGAGGTATGGATTGAAGCCTGCTTCCTT
Proteins encoded in this region:
- a CDS encoding aconitate hydratase, with the translated sequence MKDQLSIVSRLYSKFKEKHEQARAHFGRPLTLTQKILSSHMKRIENEEGATIVPGNSYAHLYPDRVAMQDATAQMALLQFTSAKKNHVAVPSTVHCDHLIEAHYGANRDLEQASISNKEVYDFLRTASAKYGIGFFKPGSGIIHQVVLENFAFPGGMLIGTDSHTPNAGGLGMIAIGVGGADAVDVMVGGPLQLKWPKVIGVHLKGKLKDWTSPKDIILKLMGILSVKGGTGHIVEFFGEGAQHISATGKGTITNMGAEHGATCSIFPYDHSMSEYLAATGRAQIAQLADQYAEFLRADPEVYQQPEHYYDRVIEIDLNTLSPHIVGPHSPDLCRPLSALKDEIKEKNYVNELSAALIGSCTNSSYEDIGRAASIATEANKLGLKAKIPFYITPGSETVYQTVSKAGFLEPLQQIGGTVLANACGPCIGQWARDDIKKGEINSIVSSYNRNFPGRNDGNRETLSFLSSPEVVVAMALSGKLEFDPEKDTLTTPDQKSVRLSIPHSPALPKEGFDLQSSGFIKPPHDGSQIEIAIDKNSERLALLTPFVPWDGKDFIDMPVLLKAKGKCTTDHISQAGPWLKYRGHLDKISNNTYIGAINAFTSTPGTGLNVVEKSSQEIILPDLAREYKAKNIGWTVIGDENFGEGSSREHAAMQPRHLGCKAIIARSFARIHETNLKKQGILPLTFNDKNDYEKIKADDRISIVSLAELSVGNNVKVKIQHSDGSIEEILTNHTMSPAQIEWFKAGSALNHLAKNC
- a CDS encoding alpha/beta hydrolase, yielding MGLLKALLIPGNGGGGPKDNWFPFLAKELPRFGIDVIAEEFPDNILARARFWLPHIKALGADENTILIGHSSGAIAAMRYAENNKILGSALVGAYHTHLNMDAEIQSGYFDQEWNFEAIKENQQWIGIFAGKDDPWIPVQEARFLNDRLDAFYFEFPNAGHFGSDYDKKSFEELLCFIKVRTQK
- a CDS encoding FAD-dependent oxidoreductase is translated as MEVTRSKSMSINALLSMLLIGACTLNKPLPTTYESQVDLIIVGAGIAGLTAAKQMQEAKKSFLVLEAQDRIGGRTIVNKDFLIPIDLGAAWFHGVEDNPLVQIADKMGFKRVDTNLSGPIYIANRKASKLETDACEKIYEQLEKAMDKQIESGRDVPISALLPKDKKCADLVASNIGPFENGAEIEKVSSIAAGLFETGNDDFIKEGLGTFVESFGKNVPVRLNSIVNKIEYGPSGVRVSLMSGEKFFARRVLVTVSTGVLASGTIYFDPPLPNWKQEAIKKLPMGLLNKVVLQFKKDIFEDTPKNSWVLWDGPGNDNVAFVIRPFDTPIAVAFYGGEQAKNFEQDDAAAIDHAKRVLEKMYGSKVEIELEKSALTKWGKNPWSLGAYSYVTPGASTTHNTLLKPVDERLFFSGEACSSPKHNGTVHGAYESSIRASKLFLRSLAE
- a CDS encoding aminotransferase class III-fold pyridoxal phosphate-dependent enzyme yields the protein MNRTLASFRPFTHLKSASEPIEIVKAKDSLLFDRNGKRYIDAIASWWVITHGHCHPHIVNAVKVAAERLDQIVFANFTHAPARALLDELSHMLPEEFVAAFFSDNGSTDVLKAARAKGILVIFDEVMTGFYRTGYRFAFEALNFVPDILCLSKGLTGGFLPLSLTLCHDKVFQQFWHDDKARTFFHGHTFTANPLSCAAAAANLQLMGDSVEKSVSSIEQLHRHRIENIKSSLIKEKRMCGTIAILELHGRDGYLSSASQLISSYCMKHGVFLRPIGNIVYIMPPFCITDAELSYVWDVVESAISIIGDDR
- the bioD gene encoding dethiobiotin synthase; amino-acid sequence: MNHTRFVTGTGTDVGKTMVSALLTLKFGANYFKPIQSGSPTDSDLIRSLIGSERVFDEDYLLTSPLSPNQAAQAEGRRIEISRISVSEKINKGRLIVEGAGGVLSPINESETIVDLIAFLKLTTILVARSELGTLTHTLQSVNALEDRRIPISCIILFGKPNSLNQMDLQNRTCISTFHYSDIKNLSWELI
- a CDS encoding aminotransferase class I/II-fold pyridoxal phosphate-dependent enzyme, which codes for MFSADHHVFFLHQRAEKCQRDFRVLNGIDFCSNDYLSLKSDPDIKKELSQFFSHENTWCSTGSRLVSGNSENLLKLEERFARFVNRPCALFFANGYQANLAAISILFSGCIIFSDEFNHASIIDGVRLSNGDKFLYRHGDLDHLEDALKKDSNKPRAIITESIFSTSGQMSDIASLDFLARKYQAFLMVDEAHATGVFGKSGAGLLEELLYRGDHIVSTHSCGKALGSFGSFVACSNKVYEIIKNLSRSFICTTAPPPYLTAHVHAVLRRIQNESVLRERLFENIAHARGILKTKSPIISVSVNNDQCALFIREHMAQNGFDIAVFRYPSVPKDRVQLRITLHSGNTSEQIDRLQKELEGIL